The following is a genomic window from Manihot esculenta cultivar AM560-2 chromosome 9, M.esculenta_v8, whole genome shotgun sequence.
ATGAAACTATGCATCTTTTGTCTATTTATTTTTGTACCAGGGGCTCATTGAGGGGATTAATTCTGTCCTAAACAAGAGAAAGGAAGTTGATGAACTAGATAGTGAATTGACACGAACAGATATCATCAAGTGTATACAATCTGAGAGAGTCCGATTTCGAGGGGTTAATCTTTCTGGCCTTGATCTCTCGAAgctggtaattttttttttcagtcccAGGTGTTTTGGAAGCATTTTTTATGAAATCTCTCTCAAAATTCATCCTGCATAGATGTCAGTTTTTTTGTAATTAAGCATACATATATTTGTGTTTTCCTGATGGAATGATTCATGAAGAAAGTTCTACATGTGTTAATTGACAATTGTGACTGTGAATGGTATCTTCTCACTCTTTAACTGCTGCAAGGTCCATTGTTGGACAGCAGAGGTTACCCATAAATGCTTGTTTGGTCATTTTTGTTACATTTCCTCCAACATAAATTACACAATGACGGATCATTTCTCATGAGATATGTTGTTTGTTAATTTGCAGGACCTTTCATTTGTTGATTTTAGCTTTGCATGTCTTAAAAATGTGTTCTTCTCACGTGCCAACCTTCAGTGTGCAAAATTTCGGGTAGGTTTAACATTATCATAAATGATGAGGAATATATGCAAGAGGGAACTGCAGTTATTGTCTTTGCGTTGTACCGTGGGACTTCTCATTTTTACTCCATTTTATGCCCTCTATAACCAATGTTTCATTCCTTTGGTTCAATATTTCAGGAGATGCAATTTTGTGACAATTATACGTTACAGAGTTAGTTTCTGTTATCAATTACCACCCTCAGAAGCAAGGAAGTTTCCTAAAAATTCATTGAATGTTGTTGAACATTAGAAAAAGGGAATTTTTGTATTGGGCCTGTGGGAGGTGAGGGGGATGGGGATAATGCATTCCTTAATTGTTGACAATCAGGACTGGAGCATATGTTAATTATTTTGTAATGATTATTATCTCCATGAACAATTCatgtaaaaaatatgaaatgctTACTTTAAGAAACTTGATGCTCTATAATACGTTAAGTGGAGTTTAGCATTTGGCATAGATGTGCAAGAGTATCCTATGCTTTGTCTACAATtgttatatatatgtgtgtgtgtgtgtgtgtttgtgtgtgtgtatatataaacAGAGTACACTCAAGCCCTGAACATCTTAATTGCAGGATGTTGATGCTGAGGGTTCCATATTTCACAATGCAACCCTGAGAGAGTAAGAACTCGAAGTGAAACTGGAtctgtttttgtaaaattattattgagtATTTTTTCTTGATTATTGTTTCTTGCCTAGGGAAGATGCGAATTTACTGGTGCAAATCTTCGTGGAGCTTTATTAGCTGGTGCAAATCTTCAGAGCGCAAACCTACAAGGTAACATTTTTCAATTTTGCTGCTAGTTGTTTAGTATCTTTCTACAACCATTTGTGTTATGCTTTGTTAGGCATGACATAGTCAAGGTTTAGTGCCTATTATACCTGTGCATATACCATTGCCTCATAATCTTTTGGAATATTTTTACATTGCAAGTAATGGCTGATGCCTTACGGTATTACTCTCAACTTGAATGTTTGCAAATTTTTTGAGAGAAATCCATTTGTTTCTCTATTGATGGCAAACAAGTTTGAACTCCTCTTGTCAATGACATGAAGCATGTTATAAGGGTCATCCatcacaaaattaaataaaaagtgatAAGCACAACAATAGGAGTGTTGATTTAAGAAACCGAGTATAATGAAGTAATACCTCAATGGAATGCTCTgtgtttggaaaaaaaaaaaaaagaagctatTTGAGAAAAGCTCATCGTTTTGGTATAATTATGGCTTAAAATGAGGATGAAGAACCTTCTAAATTCAATTGTATGTTACATGCAGATGCTTGTCTGGTAGATTGCAGTTTCTGTGGAGCAGATCTGCGCTCTGCACACTTACAGGTTCAGCATTTATTGGTCTATTTAGTACATAATTTTCAAGTTTGAGGCTGTTTCCTCACCCAGGTTTACTGGAAATGTTTATTACATATTGATGACTCGTTGGCTTGTCATTTGGTGTTTAGTTATTCTGAGATACTAATCTTTATTGTTATTCGATGCCAGACTGCAGATCTTGCTAATGCCAATCTGGAAGGAGCTAATCTGGAAGGGGCCAATCTAAAGGTAAAAGTCTTATTTTACAAAAACTAAAGCTATTTCTATAAACTAATAATACGGCTTACACTTACAAGTATGAATCACAGAGTGATCTCTCACCTAATTTAGGTTGTTAATCATTGTAATGGAACAAGCAATAATGTGGGCATCTCCTTGGAATCAACTCTAAGGCTAAAAGAATGAGTGTCTGCATGAACTGATAATCAGGCATGGATTGAGTGGATGAATCAAACAAGGAATTTATTATGTTTGGGtcttaactttgcaattaattGCTTTTATAGAGTAAAGAATGAGCTCATGAAGGGCACCTTGTTCATCTTCGGAAACACTTTGGTTATACATGCAGTTCCGGGGATTAACTTATTGAATTCATGTTTTTCAGGGTGCAAAGTTGAATAATGCCAATTTGAAGGGTGCAAATCTTCAGCGGGCTTATCTACGACAAGTCAATCTTCAGAACACAGTAAGTCAAACTAATTGGTATGCGAGATTTTTAATGGATTTGGTATGAACCAGGCAGTTAATAACTTAATATCAATCTTTTGGCCTGTTGATTATGGAACTGTCTTGCATTTGTGATACCAGTTAAATTCCTGGAATATGGATTCTACAGTGGCCATGAGTTCATGTTTTAGATTTTCACTCCAGTGATTCATTTTCTTTTGACTACTTTATCCTTTAATGCCAAATCATTAAGCATGCATGAAATACATGGTAAATGCATAAATCTAAAATAGGAGTTCAGAAAAGTTAAAGATGGCATTAATATCTAGCCAAGATTAATCATATTGTTGCAGAATATTATTAATACCATAATGCACAGCATTTGCTACTACTACTACTGAACTACTTGCGCATTGGCATATTGAAGATCCATGTATTCTAAcagaagaaataaaaagagtaGTGGGAGATAATCATGATTAAGCAAAGGCCTAAATGCAGAAGTCCACATATTATGTGGTGGCAGGCTGATGTTGCATAAATTACTAATCCTAGGAATTAATGAAGTGCACTTGCTTGTCCAGTTGgggttcttttcttctttaagtGAGCTTTCCTTTGATCTGCATTTTCTATGTTAAATGCAGACATCTAATGTTATCTTATGTTTGCTCAGCATTTGGAAAATACAAGGCTTGATGGCGCCAATTTGCTCGGGGCAATTCGATGAGTTTGAGCAAATGTGATATGCAAGCATGAGGAAAATAATACTGTTAGTGCAAATTGTGGACGAATTGACCGAATCAGTTTGAAGAACTCATTTGTACGTGACTTGTATATAGATGTTTCACAAAAGAATAAAATTAGTTATTAGTTTTGTAAGATTTTCTAGCATTATTGTATGATCTTTTGGTTCATGTTCTTGTCACGTGTTGCATGTTACTTGTGACGGCGAAAACTTATTAATGGCTGGCCTTGTAGAGCTATGATAATCCCTGGGCTGACCCGGTGCTATAATTTGATTGGCATTCTTGGTGTGCAAGTGTTGTCGTCGTGTTCGTTAGTTTCATGTCCATGTTTGTAACAGGAACTGGCATATTATTTGATAGTAGTCTTTATCAAGGGAGTTGGAGAAGAAAATCATCATTAGAAGTTGAAAGCATCTGATATGCAGCTGACAGGCATAGGTCTATTGGCATtggttttattatattatctatgCTAATGAAGCAATAACGATGCCAGTTATCTGCCTTCTTGCATAAtgataacttttaaaaaataataataaactaattTAGGATCCATCTGTGTCTGCTAGTTAAATAGGTTAGTAAGACATTTGAAAATTTCTTGTGATTAAGTTCCATTTTCCTCCATCGTAAATAACAAATGGAAAGGAAAATTAATTTAGGATGCATCTGTCATACTACTGGGGAGAGGAGCTCCACCTTCGAGGAATCCAAGAAGCGACAAACAATTAAAcgtgtatttttattatttaaaaaataattttccttttattaaaaaatattaagagtTTTATCTTGAATGACCTATAAATGTGGAATAAATCTTTGGAAGGCCTACAATTCTATTCCTAGCTTAAGGTTTAAGATTTCAATTAGTTGGGTCAGGTGGAACCGAGTTTGGGTTGATATTGCCATTTAACCACTCCCatcattttaaagaaaaaaagaataattgaAAAACAAAGATGTAGAGACGTGGCAGCAGGAAGAGGCTTAGCACTGGCATGGTATGATACAACCAAAGCACTAGAACCGTGCCGTTCAGTCGGCAAGCTACTAGAAGAGACACGTGTCTGATAACGagtaaaagaataaataaattggATTTATCTTTTTTTCAACGGTAATAAATAAAAGTCACAGAAGCCCCGCATCCCGAGAAAgaggaaaataaattaaataaagcaGTTCGGATGGGTCCCACAAAAGCTGATATTTCATCCGCATTATTTGATGCGATGAGAGAGATAAAAAAATTGTCAGCACCATCACCGTGTCCATGTGCTTCTCAGACTGAAATTCAGTCCTTGCAGTTGCTCAAACAGATGAGAAAAATATCAGTGAATTTATTTCGCTATGGTATCGGCAATTATGGCGACAGCAACGGTTACTCTACCCATCAGAATCACCATATCCAAACTTAGATATTAAATATCAATTTCGaactcaattaaaatttactttaaataattaaattaattaatattattatttataagacATTCACACTCATTTacttttatgaattttattaatttatcaaaaaactttataaataaatattgaaataagggataaatgaaatttttacaaaaaactatataattttaatttttaaataaattatttaaattaaaaaattaatccttttcttttaattaaaaattaattaaattatatttttataaaattcttaatttcaaaaaatatgaaatgaTTTGACAGTTGCTCCATATTTTTATCACTATTAACCAAATCCTATCCTTCGTTGTTAGAAGAACAGAGAGGACAATGACCTTTCTGGCACCACAAAGCCACTCTCCATTTCGCCACAACATTTGGCATCACAATATCCTcttatttttgctttcttttaaagagaatatatacatacattgaATAATCAAGAcctatataaaattatacaattttaataaatatcagCCTCTAATTTTTAGGTTTGTTTTAAACAGCTGTGGGCTAATTCTCAAATAGTAAATCTAATGTTAGTGGTTTTGCTGTAACCATGGAGAAATTAATTACCCTAATCTAATAACCAAATACATTGGATCTGACCATCATCTTTATTTAATGAATTCTATGCCTATATTTGTGCCTGTAAATGGGGACGTAAAGAACTTTCTATGTCCCTTCAAATCTGACATATCCAAAtgcattttttaattaaaaaaattactatttaatctcaaatttttattaatttctaaatattttttaaattttaaaaaatttaattaatcggGTCGTTAACAAAAGTTAACCGTTCTAATCAAATGAgactttaatatttaaaattaataaaataattaattagtatatttttaaaattttcgtgTAGAATCCGTGTAAAAGGGGGGGCATTTATGTGATTTCAATTCATCGGATAACTGTATACacacatattttttataaatgggAAAATTTCTTTATTCTCCTCCTCTTTATACTGATTGGCCTATAAATAAACAAGTTCTCCACCCGCATTTCCTCATCTCATCAGATCAGAGTCACAGAAACAAAAACTTTGATTtcagaagaaagagaaaatgtCAGGAATAATTCACAAGATTGAGGAGACTCTCCACATCGGAGGAAACAAGAAGGAAGAGCACAAGGGAGAGTCTCATGGCCATGGAGATCACAAAGATCACAAAGATCACAAGGATCACAAGGGCGATCACCACAAGGGAGAAGGCGAGCACAAGGAAGGGATTGTTGACAAGATAAAGGACAAGATCCATGGAGATCATGAGCATGGTGACGGcgacaagaagaagaagaagaaggaaaagaagaagcaTGAGCATGGCCATGATCACGATGGTcatagcagcagcagcagcgaCAGCGATTAGGGAGATCTTCTCACATATCCATTATTCAGGTATTgcaatctctttttttttaatttatccatttcgtttttcttttaattttaaattatttgattttctttttttttttgcccttCTCGTAGGTGTTATGGAGTATGAACATATCCGAGTTTTTCCTTTTCTGCTAGTGTTTGACAACTGCTTTAAtctgaggaaaaaaaaaaaattacgtatGAAAGTTTGATGCTGTGGATGGCGTGAGCCGTGATGTATTGATGTATCTGTAAATGTGcccaaatattataataaaaggaTATGTTAACTATGAGTGTTTATTTCTCTCCACGTTCCTCATTAACATTACctatttttgtttaatttaatttaattcaatgatTAAGAaaacttcattttcttttagaatcttttttttctatattttttatttatgaaattttattaaatttaaaaaatattttgagagattttgtgagataaaattaaataaaattattaataatttaaaaaaaataaataaataaaaattataaaatgaaaaaagaaaccaTGTTTTGAATATTTAAGACTTTATAGCAAACATACTATCCTCCTGGAAATTTAACATTTGTCGCAGCATGGACTCGTGGGATTCTTCTTGTGTTCATGGGTTCAATGGGTTTGAATTTCAATATGATTTGAGTGGCTGACATTTCCTATTACAATATCgaataataatgaaattaagTCCAAATCCACCGTACTTCACGGAAAATTAACTAaactaatttcaatttttaaactcgacgaaaattttatattaatttttcaattatagaGTGAGcatttattaaattgaattaaataaattaaaatttaaaattttaatatttatagaagttaatttaaatcgattttaattaaaaattaatttaatttaatttaatttaatcaatttaaatttttattttttatattttatttttaatattttaaaatgtaattaaaatatttttattttaattatgataaaatatttttatattattaaaaaataatatattattattattaatgagtttaatttatttttttaatttaaaattaaattaaatttaaataattaaatttttttaaattaaaaattaaattgaattaaaataaataaaaaattaaattaaatttctaaattaatttaatttgatgaatTTTTTTGTAAACTGAATAGTGTGACCCCTAATTATACAGCTCCTTCGTAAAACCAAGAAATATGAAACTCTATCTTTGACATTGGGCCCAAGAAATTACAATTCCATAACTCAATttacatgaaaaataatattactcatatgaatttaatatatatatatatatatacgtgtaattaaaatttaaatgttaaataaataaaatatttattttttgaatttaataataaacataATCAAGGAATAAGGGCAGGGTAGCTAAGCTTCACCGatataaaatagtattttttaataaaaactaaaatttaattatgataatttaataaaatttatatattactgtctatatatatttttttttgaaatgggactgtctatatttttaaaagtaactatttagtttttataaatttttaaaagtaataaattattcttttataatattGTTTAATCAGATTAAATtgctataaatatttaaatttcaagaattaaaattctgaaatgtatataattataagaactgaattttgaataaaataaatgaaatctaTATTCAATACGGTaaggattaatttttttttaattacaataaaatatttcatttttaaaatatagaaattaaaatgtaattgaCATCCTAATCCACGCTTgggcagaatcaaaggaaatgGATGATAAACGGATCCATAGCACAATAAAAATGGGCCAGTTGGGTCACTGTCTCTGTGACTGTGGACTGTCCATATTGAAATCCAGTCCAAGTGGGTCAAATTTGAAGTtgcttacaataaaaaaattaaagtatcgcaaaatttaatttgtataatatcaatctttgaaattcaaactaatgggtttcttttttttttttgctaacaaaatttttttttcccttcaatgttttttgtttgataaaacaaagcaaaagttgtaaagaaaagttaatttttaatataatgaaaataatggAGTTTCCTCTCAACATTATGAATGAAAATTTCCATTGAAATGATTATAGaacaaatttaaattcta
Proteins encoded in this region:
- the LOC110623795 gene encoding FH protein interacting protein FIP2 isoform X2, with the translated sequence MVIINTRISEETPLNPHTSLSQIHCNPMTNESNFSSVVRLNIGGKKFCTTVDTLTQREPDSMLAAMFSGRHTVCEDPEKGCVFVDRDGKHFRHILNWLRDGVVPKLNDAEYSELMREAEFYQLLGLIEGINSVLNKRKEVDELDSELTRTDIIKCIQSERVRFRGVNLSGLDLSKLDVDAEGSIFHNATLRECEFTGANLRGALLAGANLQSANLQDACLVDCSFCGADLRSAHLQTADLANANLEGANLEGANLKGAKLNNANLKGANLQRAYLRQVNLQNTHLENTRLDGANLLGAIR
- the LOC110623795 gene encoding FH protein interacting protein FIP2 isoform X1, yielding MVIINTRISEETPLNPHTSLSQIHCNPMTNESNFSSVVRLNIGGKKFCTTVDTLTQREPDSMLAAMFSGRHTVCEDPEKGCVFVDRDGKHFRHILNWLRDGVVPKLNDAEYSELMREAEFYQLLGLIEGINSVLNKRKEVDELDSELTRTDIIKCIQSERVRFRGVNLSGLDLSKLDLSFVDFSFACLKNVFFSRANLQCAKFRDVDAEGSIFHNATLRECEFTGANLRGALLAGANLQSANLQDACLVDCSFCGADLRSAHLQTADLANANLEGANLEGANLKGAKLNNANLKGANLQRAYLRQVNLQNTHLENTRLDGANLLGAIR
- the LOC110623795 gene encoding FH protein interacting protein FIP2 isoform X3, translated to MLAAMFSGRHTVCEDPEKGCVFVDRDGKHFRHILNWLRDGVVPKLNDAEYSELMREAEFYQLLGLIEGINSVLNKRKEVDELDSELTRTDIIKCIQSERVRFRGVNLSGLDLSKLDLSFVDFSFACLKNVFFSRANLQCAKFRDVDAEGSIFHNATLRECEFTGANLRGALLAGANLQSANLQDACLVDCSFCGADLRSAHLQTADLANANLEGANLEGANLKGAKLNNANLKGANLQRAYLRQVNLQNTHLENTRLDGANLLGAIR
- the LOC110622130 gene encoding protein SRC1 translates to MSGIIHKIEETLHIGGNKKEEHKGESHGHGDHKDHKDHKDHKGDHHKGEGEHKEGIVDKIKDKIHGDHEHGDGDKKKKKKEKKKHEHGHDHDGHSSSSSDSD